Part of the Myxococcales bacterium genome is shown below.
CGCTCTTCACGGTCTTGCTCCGCGAGCCGCTCGAAGAGGCCTGCGATGGCGCCCGCGACAAGGTGGAAGCGGCCTACCAGTTCCTCGATCCGATCATGGAACGCATCGCGATCCCGCGGCGCATCTCCGACGCCATGCGTCGCATCGTCTCGATGCAGCCGCGCCTCGAGACGAAGCGCTTGGGACGCCTCGCCCGCGCCGAGCACGCGGGCCTCGCGCTCGACGTCCTCGAGATTGAGCTGGAATCAAAGGGCGCTGACACGTCGCACCTCGAGGCGATGCGAGCCGAGATCCCTGCCGTAACGGACCGCGAAGAAGACGGCCCCGGCATCCGGCGCCCAAAGCGGCGCCGCCGCCGCCACTAGAAAAGGGCGCGCGCGCGATTTGCTTCCACCGATCAAGACCGGTGGGGCTTTTTCACGCCTCGGAGACGCGACACCGGGGTGTTCCCAATGCTACGTGGTTCTCGTGACGGAAGGACTCTCTCGCCGGGCTTCTAGCCTATCCCCCAAGTGCGGCGCCCTGGCCGTGCCGGCGCTCGCCGTCCTTTTGGCCTCAGCCTTCGCCTGCTCGCAGGCAGGCGACAACGCCAAAGCGCCCGCGCCGGCCCTCGCCCCGAGCGCCGCGCCAACCACGCCGCCGATGCCGTCGGCGACGCCTACCGCGACGCCCGCCGCCGGCGACCTCCGCGCCGCAGTGGCTGTCGTCGACGCGACACCCAAGGTGGGTGTCCCGCTGGCCGGTTACACGAAGCGACGACGCCTCGTCCCCGACTTCGATCCGAACAACGACGTTCAATACTTCGCGCCGTCAACGGCGGTGCGCGATCCGATGCTCGCCAAGGCCCTCGTGCTCGAGAGCGGCGGCCAGCGCCTCTACATCCTGAGCATCGACGCCATCGCCACCATCGCGGAGGTCGTGGAACGGATCGTCGCGACGGCGCGCGCGAAGGGTTCGGCGGTGACGGCCGACCGCCTGCTCGCCGCGGCGTCGCACACGCACTCCGGTCCCGGCGCGCTGACGAGCCTCGGCTTCTGGGTCCAGGCGGCGACCGACTCGCTCGTGCCCCGCGTGCGCGACGCGTACGTGGATGCGCACGCCGAAGCCATCGTGCGCGCCGAGCGCTCGCTCGCGGCGGCGCGTTTTGGCATCGGCCGGAGCGAGCTCGAAGGCGCGACGACCAATCGACGTTCTGGCGTCTCGAAGGTCCTGAAGGCCGGCGACATCGATCCCGAGCTCTTCGTGATGCGCGTCGACCACGAGGATGGCACGCCGCTGGCGACGCTGACCAACTACGGCATTCACGGCACGGCATTGCCGGCCGCCAACGAAGCGCTCTCCGCCGACGTCATGGGAGTCATCAACCGCACCGTCGCGCAGAAGACCGGCGCGCCGGCCCTCTTCGCCAACAGTGCGGAGGCCGACATCGCGCCGTTGGCCGCGACCGACGCGGAGATGGAGTCGCTCGGGAGCGTCATTGGCGACAAGGTCGTCGCTGTCCGTAGCGGCATCGCCACGCGTGACCGCGTCGCGATAAGAGTTGCCACGACGACCGTCGACTTCGGCAAGGCCGAGCTCAAGCTCCGCGCCGACGGCCTATCGACGGGCGCGCTCGACTTGTCGTTGCTCGGCACGTTGCTCGGCGGCCCCTCTGGAATTTCGTCGATTCCCCTCGACGAGACCATGGTCGAGCACAAGTTCCGCATGACCGCCGTGGCCCTCGATGGCGACGTCATCAGCGCCGTACCGGGCGAGCCCGTTCATCGCCTCGGCCTCGACATCAAGGCGCGCGGCAAGGCCCTCGGCTTCGCGAACGTCCTCGTCTTCGGTCTCACCAACGGCTTCATGAGCTACGTCGTCGACAAGGACGAGTACGAAGCCGGAGGCTACGAAGCGGCGGCGACGTTCTTCGGACCGGACACGGGCTCACGCCTCACCGACGCGTGCGTCCAGCAGATCGCGGCCGTCGCGAAGTAGCGGGCGGGCGGGGCTGGCGGGGCCGGGGCTGACGGGGCCGGGGCCAGCGCGCCGTCAGACCGTCTGCGCGACGCGCATGAGCTCGCCGGCGACGTCGCCTTCAAGGGTCTCGTGGTGCGAGACGATGATGCGCTTGAGCGTCGGCGTCTTGGCGAGCTCTTCGAGATCGGCGCGGAAGGCCGCCTTGTCTTTGAGCATCATGGTGCGAAAGAGCCGAGTCACCTTGAAGCCACCCGAGGAGCCCATCACGTTCTTCACGATGAAGCCCTGAAAGCCCGGCGCGTGTGGCATGTTGAAGAGCGCGTCGTTGAAGGTGAGGGTCGTGCCGCCCTCCGTTGTGACGGTCATGACGCCCTCGGCGTCCTTCACGCCCTTCAGCGTTCGAAGGGCCACGCGAGCGTCTTTCGGAAATTCTTCGTAGACGAGGTCGACGGGGACGACCTTTTCGACCTTCGCCCTCGCGCCCTTCGGGCACACGAACTTCGCCTTCGGGTAGCGGTCCTTGTAGGCCGGCGCGTCCAAGCGATGAAAGGCGTTGGGCACGATGACGTAGGCCACGGTGCCGAGAGCGTCGAGCTCCTTCATGGCGGGGTCTGCGAGCATCATCGCGTTATGAACGACGAGGTCGCCGCTCGCGAGCTTCGCGACGGTCATGACGCGGTGGAGCGGCATGCCGCTGAGCGAGCCCTCGACGCGCCAGAGGCCGTCTTCGAGCTTCGTCAGCGGACCGTGCGGAAGGATCTTCTTTTCAGACACGCGCGGGAGCTTACGCTCGGATCGGACCCTTGGAAACGCGCGACGTCGCGCGCTGCTAGGCGCCCTCAGGGCTTGGTGACGGTGCGCGTGTATTCGACGTTGCCGGCGTCATCCAAGAACTCGCCGGTGAGCTTCTTGCCATCGATCACGACGTAGAGGAATCCGGTGGCCTCTTTCTGGAACTGCGTCGGGTTCTTGGTGTTGATGGCTGTCGTGGTTGCGCCGCCACCCGAGACGATGAGCTCGGTGCCGTTGCACTTGTCGGTGAGCCACTGGCGGCTGTGGTCGTGTCCCGATAGATAGAAGTCGACGCGACCGCAGACGGCGTCTTCGAGGAAGTTCTTCACACCGCCGCCGTTGAACGGCGCGGGCAAGATGCAGAGGCCGCCGGGCGGATCGTAACAACCGGCGTTTCCGTGCGTGCCGTTTGAAAGGTACGGGTGGTGGCCCATGGCAATCTTCCACGTCGCCGTCGAAGCCTTCATCCAGGCTTTGAGGTCGGTTCGCTGGAGCGCGTCTTGGGCCCCGAAGAGCTTGCCGTCGCCGACGAGCGCGCTGTTGCCGACCATCGCCGAGTTCGTGTCGCCAACGAACAACTCGAGCGTGCCGCCGCCAAAGACCTGGTGGTAGTGCTTGGCCGGCAGCTTCCACTTCTTCGAGTGCTGCGTGTAGTCGACCTCGTTTTGACCGACCGCGAACGTCGTGCCCGCGCCATCGTTGCCGTAGTCGTGGTTGCCGAGGGCGACGTAGAACGGGATATCCAGGTTCTTGTAGGGCTCTTCGAAGATCTTCTGGAAGATCGGATCGGTCGGACTCGTCGCACCCGACGGGTAGATGTTGTCGCCGAGGAGCAGGCCGAAGTCGCAGCCGTCCTTGGCGCACTTGGCCTCCATGGCCGCCGCCACCTTGCACTGACCGTCGGTGGGCGCCGCGTCCGTCGCCGTGCAACCCTTGCCTTGGTCACCGAGGGCGACGAAGCGGACCGGCGTCCGCGGGCCCGTGTCGGCGTCGACGCCTGTGTCGGGCACCGTCGCGTCGGGACCTGTCGGCGAGGTCGCCGTGACTGTGGCCGTAGGCTTGGTGCTCGCGGTCGTCGAGGCCGAGGGAGTCGTGTCAGGCGCCGCAGGCGCCGTGTCGCCGCAGGCAAAGGCGCTCACGGCCATCGCGCCCGAAACAGCGGCGAGAATCAGGACAGGGACTTTGAGCACGGTGGCCTTCAACGCGTGGAGGTTGCAGCAAAAAAAGCCTCCCCCGGAGGGCTTCTTCCGGGGGACCGTAGCGCGTTGGCCCCGAGAATCAACGTCTCTCCCTGGTCCAGGCCGCGTTGAATGCCTAGCCAGCGAGGATCGCGCGGAGGTCGGCCGGCGCCGAGACGGGAGCGGAGCACGCCCTGCCGCGGCACACGTAGGCAGCGGCCACGGGCCCTCCGCGCTTGCCGTCGGCGAGCGCGCGGCAGGCGGCGCGCGTCTCAGGATCGTCGGGGTCAAGCCAGGCCACAACGCGCGCCCCCGCGTCGCCGGGACTCCGAAACGCGGCGTCGGCGAGGGCTTGCGCCTCGGCGCTTGCCCGGCGCCCCACGATGACAACCTCCGTAAAGCCGGAGACCATGGCGGAAAGGACGTTCACCGTTTGACTCATGCCGAGCGGCTGCTTGAGGGCCATAGGGGCAAGCCGCTCAAGGGCGACGCGAGCCCGCGACGCGTCTTCGCCGGTGAGCGCCTCGAGGCGCAAGAGCGCCGAGGTGAGCATTGAGACGCCGCTGGGGATGGCGTGGTCGAACGGGTCCTTCGCACGCACGAGGAGCGCCGGCGCGTCGTCGGGCGTGAAGAAGAAGTCGCCGTGTTCGCCGTCGTGAAAGTGTGCGAGTCCCCGCGAACGATGCGCGTCGCGACGTCAACGTAACGCGGCGCCCCCGTTGCCCCGTAGAGATCGAGGGCGGCGCACGCGAGAAAGCCGACGTCGTCGAGGAAGCCTTGCCCTTTGCCCTGCCCTTCCATCGACAGTCGGCGAGGCCGCAATCGCTCGCCAACGGCGACGAGCAGCTCGCGCTCGACGAATGCAAACGCGCGCTCCGCCATCGCAAGGAGCTTTGGCGCCGCGAGCGTTCGCGAGGCGCCGGCGAGCGCGCCGATGAGGAGCGCGTTCCAGCTCGCGAGAATCTTGTCGTCGCGAAGCGGTCGCACGCGCGCGGCGCGCGCCCTTAGGAGCGCGACCTTGCCCCGCTCGAGCGCCGCGCGAGCCACCGAATCGTCGAGACCGAGCTCCTCGGCGACGGCCCCGATGGAGCGGGCCTCGTGGAGCACGCAGGTGCCGCTTTCTTCGAAGTTGCCCTCCTCGGTGAGGCCGAAGAATGCCTCGAGCACGCGAAAGGCGTCGGCGTCGCCGACGAGGAGCGCCGCCACCTCGCCGCGCGACCAAACGAAATAGCGCCCCTCCTCGCCTTCGCTGTCGGCGTCTTGGCTCGAGTAGAAGGCGCCGCCCGCGTCGGTCATCTCGCGCTCCAGGTAGGCTGCGATGTCGAGCGACGTTTGCCGGTAGCGCTCGTCGCCAAAGCTGCGAAACGCGTCCGCGTAGAGGCGCAAGAGGAGCGCGTTGTCGTAGAGCATCTTCTCGAAGTGCGGCACAAGCCACGCTTCGTCGGTCGAGTAGCGGTGGAAGCCGCCCCCGAGCTGATCCCAGATGCCGCCGGCCCGCATGCCGTCGAGGGCCAAGCGCACGCGCCGCTCGGCGCCGGCGTCGCGCTCGTGAACGGCCCTTCGGAGCAGGACGTCGAGGGCCATCGTGTTCGGGAACTTGGGACGATGACCGAAGCCGCCGTGCTCGTCGTCGAAATTCTTGGCGACGCGCGCGGCCGCGGCGCCGAGCGCCTCGCTCGTCAACGCGGCGCTCGCGCCCGCTTCGCCGCCGACGTCTCTTGTCACGCCTTGTGTCACGTCTTGCGTGACGTCTTGTGTCACGCGCGTGATGGCGCGCGTGAGCTCGTCGGCTTGACCGGTGATCTCGGAGCGGCGCTCGCGGTAGGCCTCGGCGAGGGCGGCGAGCACGCGTGGGAAGCCGGGACGCCCGTATTTGTCGGCCGGTGGGAAATACGTGCCGCCGTAGAAAGGGCGCTCGTCAGGCGTAAGGAAGACGGTGAGAGGCCAGCCGCCACCCTGCCCCATGAGCTGGACCACCACTTGATAGATCTGGTCGAGGTCGGGGCGCTCCTCGCGGTCAACCTTGATGCAAACGAAGTGCTCGTTCATGAGCGCCGCGATGGCGTCGTCTTCGAACGACTCGCGCTCCATCACGTGACACCAGTGGCACGCCGCGTAGCCGACGCTGAGGAGGATGGGCTTGTCGGCCTTGCGCGCGAGGGTCAGCGCTTCATCGCCCCAAGGAAACCAGTCGACGGGGTTCGCCCCGTGTTGCCTCAAGTACGGCGAGGCCTCGTGGGCCAGTCGATTGAGGCGCGGGGCGCTGACCTTGCCTTGCATCGCCCCGATGTAGCGTCACGGCCCCGCGATGGCTAGCGCGCGGGGCGCGGACTACGCCGCGGTGATCTCGACGCGAAGCAGCTTGCGACCGATGAAGATGTAGTCGCCGTGGGACAGCTCGCGCTCTTGCGTGAGGCGCACGTAGGTCCCGTTGCGGCTGTTTAGATCGGTGAGCGAGTACTTGCCGCTCTGGTCCTCGATGCGGCAGTGCGTCGCGCTCATGTAGAGGTCCGTGGGGAAGTTGAGATCGCCGCCCTCGCGGCCGATCTGGAGCGAGGCGCCCCGGGCGCACGCCGTCATGCCGAGGCCGCCGCCTTGAAGGAGCTGCGTCACGCGGAAGCCGCTCTGGTGTTTCGGCGACGCGTAGAAATACGTGCCGTCGGGTCCAGGCCCTTCGTTGGCCTGTGGGGCCGTGTCGAAGCGGAAGAGCTGTTCGCCGCAGAGGAACGAGTCGCCGGGGAGGAGATCCACGGTGCCGCGCACGCGCAGGTAGACGCCGTTGAGCGAGCCCTCGTCGCGCACGACGAGCTTGCCGTTGCGGTAGAAGAGGTTCGCGTGTTTCGGTGAGACGAAGGGATCGTCGGGGAAGACGAGTTGGCCCGTGCGACCGACGACGTGTTGCTCAGCGTTGAGCTGATAGCTGAGGCCTTCGACGCCTTCGCCGCGAATGAGGATCAGCTTGGCCTTGCCGGGCACCTGAAGCTGACCAAAAAACTGCGTGCGCGCGTTGACGATCTCCGGCGGAATCCCGGCCCCGCAGCGACCACAGAACTTGTGCCCCATGGGGACCGGCGTCGAGCATGAGCGGCAGACGAAGTGCTTGGCTTGTTCCATTTGCTCCTCCAAGGAGAGTGAAGACCAACCGAGCGAACCGCTCGATGATTGCGGCGTCGCATGACGCGGCGCTGGGGTAGAACGTCGCGGGGCGTGGCTCGGTGCGCGTAGCGGTTCGCCGCGCGGCGGTGTTTGGCGCCCCGGCGGGTTCCCGACCCCCGGTGAGTTCCCGTAGGGCGGCATCGCCGGGGTGACCGACGCCGAGACCGCCGCCACCTGATCGTCGGACGGAGAACGCCGAGGCTTCAGGCGCTGATCGAAGACCGACGACGGAGGGCCGTTGTCGATCCTCACGAGGTGCTCGGCGCGCGGCGTGATCTCCGTCTCGTCGAAGCTCGGCGGCTCGAACCTCGTGCGAGGCGCGTCGAGCTCGACGTCGGGAACTCGAGGTTTGCCCGGGCCTGCCGGCGCGTCGGCCATCACCGACGGGCCGATGCCCAGCCAGAGGCTCAGGTTCTGCCCGCAATCGGAGCACGAGCGGGCCCCCATCGGGCTCAGCCGATCGCATTTGCCGCAGGCGATGCCGATGTCGATCTCGTCCATCACAGGGGGCGGGGGCTC
Proteins encoded:
- a CDS encoding neutral/alkaline non-lysosomal ceramidase N-terminal domain-containing protein → MTEGLSRRASSLSPKCGALAVPALAVLLASAFACSQAGDNAKAPAPALAPSAAPTTPPMPSATPTATPAAGDLRAAVAVVDATPKVGVPLAGYTKRRRLVPDFDPNNDVQYFAPSTAVRDPMLAKALVLESGGQRLYILSIDAIATIAEVVERIVATARAKGSAVTADRLLAAASHTHSGPGALTSLGFWVQAATDSLVPRVRDAYVDAHAEAIVRAERSLAAARFGIGRSELEGATTNRRSGVSKVLKAGDIDPELFVMRVDHEDGTPLATLTNYGIHGTALPAANEALSADVMGVINRTVAQKTGAPALFANSAEADIAPLAATDAEMESLGSVIGDKVVAVRSGIATRDRVAIRVATTTVDFGKAELKLRADGLSTGALDLSLLGTLLGGPSGISSIPLDETMVEHKFRMTAVALDGDVISAVPGEPVHRLGLDIKARGKALGFANVLVFGLTNGFMSYVVDKDEYEAGGYEAAATFFGPDTGSRLTDACVQQIAAVAK
- a CDS encoding metallophosphoesterase, with amino-acid sequence MLKVPVLILAAVSGAMAVSAFACGDTAPAAPDTTPSASTTASTKPTATVTATSPTGPDATVPDTGVDADTGPRTPVRFVALGDQGKGCTATDAAPTDGQCKVAAAMEAKCAKDGCDFGLLLGDNIYPSGATSPTDPIFQKIFEEPYKNLDIPFYVALGNHDYGNDGAGTTFAVGQNEVDYTQHSKKWKLPAKHYHQVFGGGTLELFVGDTNSAMVGNSALVGDGKLFGAQDALQRTDLKAWMKASTATWKIAMGHHPYLSNGTHGNAGCYDPPGGLCILPAPFNGGGVKNFLEDAVCGRVDFYLSGHDHSRQWLTDKCNGTELIVSGGGATTTAINTKNPTQFQKEATGFLYVVIDGKKLTGEFLDDAGNVEYTRTVTKP
- a CDS encoding FHA domain-containing protein; protein product: MMDEIDIGIACGKCDRLSPMGARSCSDCGQNLSLWLGIGPSVMADAPAGPGKPRVPDVELDAPRTRFEPPSFDETEITPRAEHLVRIDNGPPSSVFDQRLKPRRSPSDDQVAAVSASVTPAMPPYGNSPGVGNPPGRQTPPRGEPLRAPSHAPRRSTPAPRHATPQSSSGSLGWSSLSLEEQMEQAKHFVCRSCSTPVPMGHKFCGRCGAGIPPEIVNARTQFFGQLQVPGKAKLILIRGEGVEGLSYQLNAEQHVVGRTGQLVFPDDPFVSPKHANLFYRNGKLVVRDEGSLNGVYLRVRGTVDLLPGDSFLCGEQLFRFDTAPQANEGPGPDGTYFYASPKHQSGFRVTQLLQGGGLGMTACARGASLQIGREGGDLNFPTDLYMSATHCRIEDQSGKYSLTDLNSRNGTYVRLTQERELSHGDYIFIGRKLLRVEITAA